GACCGCCATCAGCGAAATGGGCGCGACAAACAGAACGAGTAGCGTCAGCAATGGCGGAACCAGCAGGCACGCGAGTTGCCCGCGCTCGCCTCGTCGTCGTGCATTTTCTCCAACGTTCACCAGCGCTCTCCGCATCTTGTGTGCAAGGCTATCTGCCGTTATGGTATTTTACAAATTTATTGTTTTTATAAACTCCATATGGAAATGAAATACAAAATGCCGGGCGATCTGGATGTCGACTTGCTCAGGGCTTTTGCCACCGTCTATCAATCGGGCGGCTTCTCACAGGCAGCCGAGGTTCTCGGCCGCAGTCAGCCGGCGATCAGTTTGCAGATCAAGCGGTTGGAGGAGCGGGTCGGCAGCCAGGTGTTCGAGCGAACCTCGACGCGCGGCGTGCCGCTGACACCTGTCGGTCTGACCCTGATGGAATATGCGCGCCAGATCATTGCATTGCACGACGAAGCAATGGCCAGACTGACCTTGCCTAGCCTCAAAGCGTTCGTGCGGCTTGGGATATTGGAAGAACTCGGCAATTACAGACTTCCAGCCGTCCTACACTCCTTTTCCAAAGTGTTTCCTGATGCCAACCTTCAGGTTCAGGTCAAGCTGAGCAACAATTTGATGCTCGAAATGTTGCAGGGCCGCCTCGATCTCATCGTCATCGCCGCCGAGGCAAATGGTTCGAATTCGGTCCCCCTCTGGTCGGAGCAACTGGTCTGGGTAGCGTCAAGCGCTGTTCCGAGTCCCATGCGCCAGCCACTTCCCCTGGTCATCCTCCCGGATCCTTGTTTCTACCGGAAAGCTGCCGTGCGGGCGCTGTCAAGCGTCGGACAGCAATGGGTTGCGGTCTGCAACAGCAGCACAATGGCCGGAATCCGAGCCTCGGTCATCGCGGGCATCGGGATCACGGCAATGGGCAAGACCGAGGTGACCGAAGGCCTGCGGGTCTTGGGGGCCGATTCTGGCCTGCCTCGGTTGTCGGATGCGGAGGTCGTGATCTATTTCCGCGACAAGGGATTCGAAGGTGTTGCGAAGGCCTTGGCTGCCCATGTTCGCAAGAGCGTCGCCTGACAACGGATCTAACTTACTTTCGTGCAAATTGAAGGATTGAGACCTCGATGACGAGTGCGCGTGAATCGGTGAAACCTGCGATCGGCTTCTGGCTTGAAAGCGATAATCAAAAAGCCTGTGAGATTGCCCGCTTGGCCGGGTTCGACCTTGTGCTTTTCGACATGGAACACGGCACATTGGATTTGCGTGCCTTGGATCAATTGCTACCATTTTGCCAGTCAATCGGTTTGCAGGCTTATGTACGGCTCGCGGAAGCGACACGCCCTAATATCCAGAATGCCTTGGATATAGGAGCCGATGCCATCGTCCTGCCGCAGCTTCGTAACATCGCGCATGCCAGGGAAGTAACTGAATACGCCAAGTTCACTCCGCGCGGAACGCGAGGAGTGGGCTACAGCAGGACACAGCGCTATCAAGGTGCGGACGACAATTTTTTTCGGATAGAGAACGAACAGCGTCATTGCTATGCGATGATCGAAACGGCGGAAGCCTTCGCGGATGCCTCGGCAATCGCAGCTCTGCCGTGCGTTGATGGGCTCTTCATGGGGCCGGCGGATCTTTCGATGACCCGAGCACGAGGCGCTTTTACAGCATCGGATGAAGATGTGGCGGACCTGAGTCATATCGCAAACGCAGCCCTGCGCGAGGGAAAAAAGTGGGCACTACCCGCGGCAGATCCGAGGTTGCGCGAAGCAGCACTGGCGCTCTCGCCGACCTTTGTAACGCTTGGAGACGATCTGTCGGCTCTCTCGATCGGCTTTAGTGCCATCAGATCGCGACTTGGATGACACGTGCCATGCGCAAGGAGCAATCTCTACAGGATTACTATGAAAAGTGTTCGTTACAGAGATATGACGGGTTTCCACTCGTAGTCCTCCGCTTAGGAGATGACATTGACCGCCCTTGTGCTGGGGCGGCCAACGAAGATGGGGACACCGTTCCGTCCGAGAATGGGAGCATGAAAAGGCGGGGATGTCACGCCGCTATTTCTCGCCCGGTTCGGCAGGGATGACCGCTCATTGCGCCAGAGCTTGAAGTCGTGGTCAACCGTGACTCCGGGTTCACCACACGCTTCAAGCGCTGATTGGCGAGATTGTAGGCAGGGCCTGGCACGAGCCGACTTTTTGACGGCCCGCATAATCATCATCAATCATCAATGGAGCGCGCACTGATGATCACATCAGCCAGCGTTTCAACATCTTCCGGTTTTGTAGCGCATGACGTAACAAATCTGGCGACCTTACCCTCGATCTCATCTTCTATCAGATAGAATTTGTACCCGAGCTCTCGAAGATGTTCATATGTGCTCATCCCCGCCTTCAGAAAAACCATGTTGGTCTGCACAGGGTAACAAGGTGACACCAGGCCGCTTTCCGAGAGCGTGTTTCCCAACAGGCGCGCCATCGCGTTTGCATGCCGAGCCGTCTCTTGCCAAAGATCATCACCGAAATAGGCCTCGAGCTGAACCGCCAGAAACCACAAGCGGGATGCCAGGTGGCCCGAGCGCTTCATCAGCCGTTTGAAATCAACAGCCATTTCGCGGTCGAAGAACACCACAACCTCGGCACCGATTGCGCCGCCCTTCGTGCCTCCGAGACATAGGACATCGACCCCGGCGCGCCAGGTAAGCTCGGCGGGTGTCGAACCGGACGCGACGACGACATTGGCGAAGCGGGTGCCGTCCATATGCACCGCGGCGCCATTGTCCTTGGCCCAGCCCGCCAGCCGCAGCACCTCGTCTGCGCAGTAATATGTCCCAACTTCTGTCGCCTGACTGAGCGAGAGCGCCGTCGTGCGCAGTTGATGCACATCATCGAGAGGTCCGAAGCCACGGATGCATGTGTCCCGCTTCCAGTTTTCCATCCTTGCCCTCAAGGGCCTTCAGTCGGTTCCCCTGGCTGTGGAATTCCACGGCTCCGCACTCGTCGACATGGATATGCGAGGATCTGTGGCAAAGAATCTGACCGAAACGTCCCGATATCTGCGCGAGAGCAAGCGCGTTCGCCGCCGTTCCCGTCAGGATCGGAAATGCTGCAACGTCGTGCTCGAACATAGCGGCTAGTCTTTGCTCCAAACGCCCAGTGGCTTGGTCGTCAGCGTAGGCGTCCATCCACAGGCCGCCGCTACGGATGGCTGCATCAAGAATTTGCGGGAGCGGCGGAGCCACATTGTCGGATCGAAAATCCCTGTTCATTCCGCGGCCAGGATTTCATCACGCGAAACATCGGCAAGCAGATGACCAAGGCAGTCGCCCCTGCGAACCCTTCCGATTGCCCTGCCGCAAATCCAGGTTCCGGACGCGGGGAACAGGACTTTCGTGCCGGGTTGTGCGGGGGTTTCAGGGTTGAGAACTGTGCCCGCAAGGTCGCCCTTTGCGACCTCATCGCCCAAGGCCGCGGCCGGCTCAAAGATTCCGTCGCGATCGGCATAGAAATAGTGCTGTTGGCTGGCGCGCATCAGCCGGCTTTCGCTCTCCTCCTTCCATTCGTTGGCCAGCGGAAGAATTTTCAGGTGTGACATCAGCCGGTATACCGCGCGCTCTGCCACCCGGGTGGCCTGCATGGAAACTCTGCCACCGCCACCAAACCGTCTCGCCAGCCTCGTAGCTCTCCGCAACGATCCGCGCCTTCTCCTCTGGAGGCCATTCGCGGCGCCGACCTGAGCCCGCGAACACCTCGAACTGGCGCACCGGCTCCAAGTCGTTCGACTTAAGCGTAAGCTCTGAAATCGTCATATGTCGAAGCCCTCAAAGCTCCGAACATCGTCCTTCACGCCGACCTCGAAAGGCGCCCTCGGAACATCGCTCGCCATCATGACGACCAACGCGCAGACATCTGTGTGTCGACGTAGGGCTCCGCTTTGGTCGGTCGGCAAGCGGGAGGAAATCAAGTGACGAACTTCATCCGAGCAGATATTTTATACGCACGGCTAAGTCGCTCGAGATGACCGCATGGTTGCGCCGTCTGCGCCTTATCCCTAGCTCGGAACGAGGCATATTGGAGCAGGCGTCCTGACCAAGCAATTCGACATGCTGGGCGCATAACTATTCTAATCCGGGCGATGACTTCCTTCTGCAGAAAGGGCGCGACACTCGCCGCTCTCCGCGTACCCTGTTCGGGCGCAAGTTCAGCAAAGCCGGAAGCGGGACAGAATTAAGGTCAGCCTTAACGCAGAACGCATCGATTATGAATCGACGATAGCGGACATCCTATTCTAAATTGGGATGGCAGCAATCACACTGACAGATCGAGGCGAGTTTAGTTTCTTACACAAGCGACTATGGCATCATCTCAAAGTAACAATACACAAGGATGGGCGTATTCATGTCCAATAATACGACAATCGATCTTGTGAAGACTCCTTCTCTCATTCTTGATGAAGAAAGGATGTCGAATAATATATCAGGTCTACTGAGCAGGATCGAAGCTCAAAGCGTCACGTTTCGTCCACACATGAAGACGGCGAAATGCGTCGAGGTTGCGCGGCGAGTCATGACGAGCCCCAGAGGCCCGATCACTGTGTCGACGCTCAAGGAGGCCGAACAATTTGCTGACGCCGGCGTGCGTGACATCCTCTATGCTGTCGGAATTGCGCCCAACAAGCTCGATGCGGTCTTGGCCCTCCGGGCAAAGGGGGTCGATCTTTCGATCCTCGTCGATAGCATTGCGCAGGCCGAGGCCGTCGCGGCAAAGGCTCGGCTCGAGGGCGATCCGATTCCGGTCCTGATCGAGATCGACGCGGATGGTTATCGGGGTGGCGTGCCCGCGGATGAGACCGAGACAGTACTCGCAGTAGGGCGCGCATTGCATGAGGGCGGCGCAGAACTACGCGGTATTCTCACCTATTCCGGCGCCACATATGAGTGTCGTGAGGTGGACGAAATTAGGGCCGTTGCCGAGCGGGAGCGGCGAGCCGCTACACGGAGCGCAGAGCTCCTGCGCAATGCCGGCCTGCCCTGCCCAATCGTCAGTGTCGGCTCGACGCCAACAGCCCTTTTTTCTCGCGACTTCACGGGGGTGACGGAGGTGCGCGCCGGCGTTTTCGCCTTCTTCGACCTGGTTATGGCCGGCCTCGGCGTCTGCTCGGTCGATGACATCGCGTTGAGCGTGCTTGCAACTGTCATTGGTCATCAGCATGACGGCCGGCGGATTCTGGTAGATGCCGGGTGGATGGCGATGTCGCGCGATCTCGGCACTGCAGGTCAGCGCGTCAGCCAGGGCTATGGCGTCGTCTGCGACCTCGACGGTGAGATCATCCCCGATCTCATCATGAGCGGAGCGAGCCAGGAGCATGGAATCCTTTCGCTGCGACCGGACAGCCGCAGGGCGTTGCCTGACCTTCCTATTGGCACGCTGGTTCGGATCCTGCCAAATCACGCATGCGCCACAGCGGCGCAGCATCATCGTTACAATGTCGTATCAAAAGGCTCCCGCGAGGTTACCGCCGTGTGGGATCGCTTCTCGGGATGGTGAATATGAGCACTCCACTCAGCGTCCAGACGGCGGATGCGCCGACGCCGACCGGTCATTATTGCCAGGCCGCGGCACATGGAGACCTCGTATTCGTCTCTGGCCAGTTGCCGGTGCGTCCCGACGGCGGCGAAAGCGACAGAAGCTTCGAAGCTCAGGTGCGGCAGGCCCTAAGCAATCTTTTCACAATTCTGCGCGCCGCGGGGAGCAGTCCTGAGCAGGTGCTCAAAGTGACCGTTTTCTTGGTCGGCATCGAGAGATGGCCGATCTTCAACCAGCTGTTCGGCGAGATATTCGGCGCGGTCCGTCCGGCGCGTTCGGTCGTGCCGGTGCCTCATCTCCACGACGGCTACCTCATCGAGATCGAAGCCATCGCCATCCGGACTGCCGAACGTGAGAATACCACCCCATCGAAGGCGAGCATGGGAGGTCAAGACAGCCCCTGACTTTGCCCGAATGAAGCCGAAGCATATCGGCAGCGACCACAGAAGAAATTAACATCCAGAGAGGTTGAAATGAGAAAGCACCATCATCTTGTCACCGCCGCTCTTGCATCGATCCTGGCCCTCGGGGCGGGTGTCGCAAGCGCTGCCGACGGCTATAAAGTGGTTTCCGGGCCGGGCTATTTGCCCGACTGCTTCACGCCCTTCCCCAAATCGGCATTCTTTCAATGGGCCAAGAAGCCGGGACCCTACCGTATCGCGCTTGTAAACGGCTTTGTCGGCAACACATGGCGCATCCAGATGATCAAGAACGCGAAGGGATACGCGAGCGAACCCGGCGTTAAGGACCAGATCAAGGAATTTGCTGCCATCAGCACGGGAACGGACGTCGCCGCCCAAGTCGCCGCAGTCGACAACTACATCAACCAGGGGTTCGATGCGATCCTGACCGACGCTGTGAGCCCCGCCGGCATTGCGCCCGTTATCCGGCGCGCGAATGCAGCCGGCGTCGTCATGATCAATTTCGACAACAGGGCGGATTCCAACAAGATCCTCCAGGTCAATGTTGACACCTTCGAAATGGGTCGCATCCAGGGCCGTTGGATGGTCGATAATGTGAAACCGGGCGGCAGGATCCTGGAAGTGCGGGGTTTGCAAGGCACGGGTGCAGATCGCGATCGCAGCAAGGGCTTCCACGAGATCGTCGATGGTAGCGGGAAGAACTACGAGGTTATTCAAGTCGTCGGAAATTGGGACTCAGGTACCTCGCACAAGGTGACTGCTGACGCCATCGCGGTCTATGGCCATTTTGACGGCATCGCGAACCAGGGCGGCTCGGACGGGACGTTGCAAGCCCTGCTGGACGCTCATCATGCGATGATTCCGATCGCTGGCGAGGGTGAGAACGGCTTCAATCAGATGTGCGCGGAGCACGAGGCCGAGGGGTTGAAATGTCTCGCCGTTGCAGCCCCGCCCGCCATCTCGTCAGTGGCGATCAAGGCCGCGTTGTCGGCGCTGCAAGGCGAGGTGATGCCACAGGATATCGCGTTGCCTCTGCCGGTCACGAAGGCACCGAACTTCAAGCAGGGCATAAGCTTCTTCCCCGAACTTGGCAGCGGCTTTTTCCCCGACAACACGTTTCCAGCCTGCAGTGTCGACCAGAGCACCGAGGAGATCATGAAGCAGGTCGTCGAATGACCAGTTCGGTCCGTGGGCGGGCTTTGCCTCGGCAATGCCCGCCGCAATGGGGAGAAGGCGGATACGAAATGCCATGGCGCACCTCGCACCGCATGAGCGGGGGCGCCTGCACTTTCGCCTTGTTCACAAGCCTTGCGCAGGGGCATGCCGCGGACACATCATTGTCCGGTCATTCGGGTCCCTTGGCGCACATCCTTGGTGCAGCCATCGTGTTCGGAGCTAGCCACGCCCATGTCCATGACGCCCATCGATACTAATGCGAGACGAACACGCGAGCTGAGTCAGGCGCCATTCCTGCAACTCTCGGGTATCTCGAAGCGCTATGGCGGCGTAACGGCGCTGAACACCGTGAACTTCGCGTGTCAGCGTGGGGCTGTGCATGCGGTGCTTGGCGAAAATGGCGCTGGTAAGTCGACCCTTATCAAGATCATCTCCGGTGTCGTTCGCCCCGATGACGGCGCCATACTCCTCGACGGGCAAGCGGTCAGCTTTGCGACTCCGGCCGATGCCATGAAAAACGGCATCGTGGGCATCTTTCAGGAATTGTCCCTGATCCCCGACCTCTCGGTCGAAGCGAACATCTGTTTGACGTCGCCGCCGGGACGCTTGGGTTTCGTCAACTTTGCGGCGCAGCGGCGTTTCGCGAAGAACCTCCTGGATCGCGTGGGTTGCGGTGACATCCACCCCGGCGAACTGGTCCGGAACTTGTCGCTATCGCGCAAACAGATGGTCGAGATCGCCAAGGCGCTCGGCCGCAGGGCGCGCCTAGTCATCCTGGATGAGGCAACGTCCGCGCTGACGGGCGAAGATGTTAAGAAGGTCTACAGCCTCATCGAACGCCTTCGCAACGAAGGCGTGGCGATACTTTACATCTCCCATCGCATGCATGAGATCGCTCATCTGGCCGATGAGTGCTCCGTCTTTCGCAATGGGCAGAACGTCGCGACTTTCGCCAATGGCGAGCACACCGACGGCGAGATCGTGCGCATGATGATCGGCCGCGATTTCAAGCATGTCTTTCCAGAAAAACCTGCACGCACAAAGGCGCCCCGGCCGGCCCTTGAGATAGAACATCTTAGCTGGGCCGATCGCATCAAAGATGTTTCGCTCTCTGTGGATGCCGGCGAAATCGTTGGCCTTGGCGGTCTGGACGGCCAAGGCCAGCGGGAACTGTTCCTTGCACTTTTCGGCGTCCTACGCGGCGTCACCGGTACCGTGCGCGTCAATGGCGCCTCCGTCACCATCTCCAGCCCCCGCAAGGCGAAATCCAAGGCGGTGGGCATCGCACTTGTCCCCGAGGATCGGAAAACAGAGGGCCTCATC
The sequence above is drawn from the Mesorhizobium shangrilense genome and encodes:
- a CDS encoding threonine aldolase family protein codes for the protein MENWKRDTCIRGFGPLDDVHQLRTTALSLSQATEVGTYYCADEVLRLAGWAKDNGAAVHMDGTRFANVVVASGSTPAELTWRAGVDVLCLGGTKGGAIGAEVVVFFDREMAVDFKRLMKRSGHLASRLWFLAVQLEAYFGDDLWQETARHANAMARLLGNTLSESGLVSPCYPVQTNMVFLKAGMSTYEHLRELGYKFYLIEDEIEGKVARFVTSCATKPEDVETLADVIISARSIDD
- a CDS encoding alanine racemase: MSNNTTIDLVKTPSLILDEERMSNNISGLLSRIEAQSVTFRPHMKTAKCVEVARRVMTSPRGPITVSTLKEAEQFADAGVRDILYAVGIAPNKLDAVLALRAKGVDLSILVDSIAQAEAVAAKARLEGDPIPVLIEIDADGYRGGVPADETETVLAVGRALHEGGAELRGILTYSGATYECREVDEIRAVAERERRAATRSAELLRNAGLPCPIVSVGSTPTALFSRDFTGVTEVRAGVFAFFDLVMAGLGVCSVDDIALSVLATVIGHQHDGRRILVDAGWMAMSRDLGTAGQRVSQGYGVVCDLDGEIIPDLIMSGASQEHGILSLRPDSRRALPDLPIGTLVRILPNHACATAAQHHRYNVVSKGSREVTAVWDRFSGW
- a CDS encoding LysR substrate-binding domain-containing protein → MEMKYKMPGDLDVDLLRAFATVYQSGGFSQAAEVLGRSQPAISLQIKRLEERVGSQVFERTSTRGVPLTPVGLTLMEYARQIIALHDEAMARLTLPSLKAFVRLGILEELGNYRLPAVLHSFSKVFPDANLQVQVKLSNNLMLEMLQGRLDLIVIAAEANGSNSVPLWSEQLVWVASSAVPSPMRQPLPLVILPDPCFYRKAAVRALSSVGQQWVAVCNSSTMAGIRASVIAGIGITAMGKTEVTEGLRVLGADSGLPRLSDAEVVIYFRDKGFEGVAKALAAHVRKSVA
- a CDS encoding succinylglutamate desuccinylase/aspartoacylase family protein, coding for MQATRVAERAVYRLMSHLKILPLANEWKEESESRLMRASQQHYFYADRDGIFEPAAALGDEVAKGDLAGTVLNPETPAQPGTKVLFPASGTWICGRAIGRVRRGDCLGHLLADVSRDEILAAE
- a CDS encoding beta-eliminating lyase-related protein codes for the protein MNRDFRSDNVAPPLPQILDAAIRSGGLWMDAYADDQATGRLEQRLAAMFEHDVAAFPILTGTAANALALAQISGRFGQILCHRSSHIHVDECGAVEFHSQGNRLKALEGKDGKLEAGHMHPWLRTSR
- a CDS encoding sugar ABC transporter ATP-binding protein → MSMTPIDTNARRTRELSQAPFLQLSGISKRYGGVTALNTVNFACQRGAVHAVLGENGAGKSTLIKIISGVVRPDDGAILLDGQAVSFATPADAMKNGIVGIFQELSLIPDLSVEANICLTSPPGRLGFVNFAAQRRFAKNLLDRVGCGDIHPGELVRNLSLSRKQMVEIAKALGRRARLVILDEATSALTGEDVKKVYSLIERLRNEGVAILYISHRMHEIAHLADECSVFRNGQNVATFANGEHTDGEIVRMMIGRDFKHVFPEKPARTKAPRPALEIEHLSWADRIKDVSLSVDAGEIVGLGGLDGQGQRELFLALFGVLRGVTGTVRVNGASVTISSPRKAKSKAVGIALVPEDRKTEGLILPMTVRDNMSLASIGRYVRRLMIDRASENAEIGRQVERMAIKAANPDVVVGTLSGGNQQKVLIGKWLMTGARILLLNDPTRGIDVGTKQEIYALMRKLADEGTAILFYSTDYDELIGCCDRVAIFYDGAVRRELDGDDIVEHNIVAASLALDAAAHSDEGRAAQ
- a CDS encoding RidA family protein; the encoded protein is MVNMSTPLSVQTADAPTPTGHYCQAAAHGDLVFVSGQLPVRPDGGESDRSFEAQVRQALSNLFTILRAAGSSPEQVLKVTVFLVGIERWPIFNQLFGEIFGAVRPARSVVPVPHLHDGYLIEIEAIAIRTAERENTTPSKASMGGQDSP
- a CDS encoding substrate-binding domain-containing protein, giving the protein MVSGPGYLPDCFTPFPKSAFFQWAKKPGPYRIALVNGFVGNTWRIQMIKNAKGYASEPGVKDQIKEFAAISTGTDVAAQVAAVDNYINQGFDAILTDAVSPAGIAPVIRRANAAGVVMINFDNRADSNKILQVNVDTFEMGRIQGRWMVDNVKPGGRILEVRGLQGTGADRDRSKGFHEIVDGSGKNYEVIQVVGNWDSGTSHKVTADAIAVYGHFDGIANQGGSDGTLQALLDAHHAMIPIAGEGENGFNQMCAEHEAEGLKCLAVAAPPAISSVAIKAALSALQGEVMPQDIALPLPVTKAPNFKQGISFFPELGSGFFPDNTFPACSVDQSTEEIMKQVVE
- a CDS encoding HpcH/HpaI aldolase family protein — translated: MTSARESVKPAIGFWLESDNQKACEIARLAGFDLVLFDMEHGTLDLRALDQLLPFCQSIGLQAYVRLAEATRPNIQNALDIGADAIVLPQLRNIAHAREVTEYAKFTPRGTRGVGYSRTQRYQGADDNFFRIENEQRHCYAMIETAEAFADASAIAALPCVDGLFMGPADLSMTRARGAFTASDEDVADLSHIANAALREGKKWALPAADPRLREAALALSPTFVTLGDDLSALSIGFSAIRSRLG